In the genome of Brachypodium distachyon strain Bd21 chromosome 3, Brachypodium_distachyon_v3.0, whole genome shotgun sequence, the window CCCAAAATCATTTTGTCATGAGTTAAgggtttgtttggtttgagtCCCATTTGTCCTACCAAAATTTGGCAAATCAAATAATTGTAGTTTCCGTTGTCCTTGAGTTGGCAActtcgacaaaaaaaaattaaactagaGTTAACTAAATTGGCTTGCCAAATAATTGGCAATCATCTAAACAACTACCAGTCAAtaaacaaatttttttttcgacAGGACAATAACCAAAATTCAGCATGCCGCATCTTGgcaccaaaccaaacacaccccaaatttgtcaaagtttgaccaaagttTAATGTATCAACATCTAGATTTTTGTATTTcataaatttaatcaaagtttttaatttttttaattacgaCAAATCTAGCATTTGAAACGAACGAACGAACAAACTAGGGAGTATATTTTGGCCACACGTACATCGTTCGATGGGAACGGGCCGTCCCGTCCCATCTTTGGCACGTACGTCACCACAAGATCCTACAGAAGAAGACAACCAGCAGAACTTTCTCCAGACCCCTTGTCAGATCACAGACACGAATCTCAACCAGATCGGGTCCTTTATCTCCCAGAGCCATTCCCCGCCACTCCCAACTGCCGCAACGGATAATAAGCTTAAGCAAGcgcaagaacacacacactGATAATCGCTGACACGGAAGAAGAATACGAAAACAAGAGGGGAATACAAAAGACTTACAAAGATGCAGGCTTTCCTCTCTTCTTCGTCGATCCTCGCGAACCCATGCCCCAGATCCTTGTTCCCGCGTCCATCCACACAATCCCAGCTTCTCCTCTCTTCCGTTTCTGGCGCGAGGACgaatgctgctgctgctgccagcGCGAGAAGATCCAGCGGCCGGTGCGTGGCGACGCCGGCGTCGTCATCCCCAGCGGTGGCCGCGGTCGCCACAGATGTGCCGGCGAAGATGAAGGCGTGGGCGTACGATGAATACGGAGACACCGGCGTGCTGAAGCTCGACGAGGCCGTGTCGGTGCCAGCGGTGGGCGACGACCAGGTGCTGGtccgggtggcggcggcggcgctcaaCCCCGTCGATTCCAAGCGCCGGATGGGCAAGTTCAAGGCCACCGACTCCCCTCTCCCGGTTAGCTTGCTAGCTCCGGCGTTgctttgctcttctttaatTTCACTTCCCTTCCAACACTTCCTAGCTCTTGGATTCATGAATCGGGTGGTTGATCGATCTGTGTAGACCGTGCCGGGATATGACATGGCCGGCGTCGTCGTCAAGGTCGGCAGCCAGGTGAAGAGCCTcaaggaaggcgacgaggtgTACGGCCACATCAGCGAGAAGGTCCTGGAGGGCCCCAAGCAGTTCGGCTCGCTGGCGGAGTACACCGCCGTGGAGGAGAAGCTGGTGGCGCTCAAGCCCAAGAACATCGACTTTGCGCAGGCCGCCGGTCTGCCGCTCGCCATCGAGACCGCCCACGAGGGCCTGGAGAGGGCAGGCTTCTCTGCCGGCAAGTCCATCCTCGTCctcggtggcgccggcggtgtAGGGTCCCTTATCATCCAGGTCAgacattgctgctgctgctgcttcgctTCAATCTGAAAATGCCTTTGCAAGGCTGAATTTTCTGTCCAGTTCAGCAATATAACACTGAACATTTTTACCATGGTGTAATGTTTGCTCTTGGTGCACAATGAAGTTGGCGAAACAAGTCTTTGGTGCATCCAAGGTGGCTGCGACAGCCAGCTCGCCGAAGCTTGAGCTTCTGAAGAGCCTCGGAGCCGATGTGGCCATTGACTACACTAAGGAGAACTTTGAAGACATGCCAGAGAAGTACGATGTCGTGTTCGACGCAGTCGGTAAGTTCACCATCAGAAGATTGACAAAATAAATCAAGTAGTCCTCAGCTGACATATTCTCCACAATGCCGGGTTTCAGGTCAGGGTGATAAGGCCGTCAAGGTGGTGAAGGAAGGTGGCAGTGTAGTTGTCCTCACCGGCGCTGTCACTCCTCCAGGATTCCGGTTTGTGGTCACCTCTGATGGATCTGTCTTGGCGAAGCTCAACCCTTACCTCGAGTCCGGGAAGGTGAAGCCGGTCGTCGACCCCAAGGGGCCATTCTCTTTCCCCCAGGTTGTGGAAGCATTCTCCTATCTTGAGACTGGGAGAGCCACTGGCAAAGTAGTTATTTCACCGATTCCATGAGACCGGCGAATGGCAGAAATTGCTATCAGACCATGCGGGAGTCACAGCTTCTAGACTGTATCAAATAGACTAAAGTGAAGTTTATTTCAGGTACAGTTCATAGAATTACAAATGGTATAAACTGTGCTGAACCACTGATTGGTGTGCAGTTTGATTTGAAAGGACATACAGTAAAGAAAGATCTCTCTGTATCCACGAGTTTTATGTAACTACAGAATTGCCGGTTCTCCATTGCCAGTTCAGCTGTGTATCGATGAGATGTTTATTGCTTGGGAGCCAATCTGATCGGGCAGATAGCAAATGCCATGCGGCGTGCCGCAAAGGCCAGTGAGAACCGTTCATCCTCGGTCAGCGCCCTCTCTATAACCTTGACAACAGTTGGATCCTGCCATTGGAGATTACACTTTATCATATACTAGTTGGCTATAATTAAATGGGGTTACCTACTTACATTAGAATGTTCCTTAAGAAAACAGATATCTCCAATGAAAGGATGAATTATGAGAATATGTATCTAATTAGCATACAGATAGGTAGGGGTTCGAATACCCTTATCTGCAGTTGGCTGGGAGCTGGCCGAATCCGGGCAATGTCACCAACTCTGATCACATTGTTGACGTTTCCATGTTCATCTGTCTCTGATGGCAATGAAGTCGAGTGCCTCCACTGACCCCCAACTATGAACTTGTAATAGTACCTGAACGAGTATAGGTTAGCTGCAGATAATAAAGCATCCGAAGAAAATAGATCAGAAGTCAAACCAAAATGCCAAGTTGTTATCTGTATTATACTAAAAGATTTCCAAGGCACAGATGAATCTTGTTACAGAATCTTCAGAATCAAGAATTAACAACTTACTTTCCATGTCGAAGTCGAACTTCAGCTTCATGTCTCGACCCACCCTGGTGGTTACACTTCAGTTTGTCTTTCCAGTTACTTGTGAAATCTCCGATTAATTCCACCTCCTCACCCTGCATAACATTTGTAGCATTCAACTCCCTCAGGTCAGTAATTATGAAGATCAACACAGAAATCAAGTCTGTGCTGGATAAAACCAAAGATTTTCACAGGAAAAGCATACTGCTCAATGCCTGCTCAATGGTACATTCTGTTATGGAGAAAATTTACCTCCCGACCATTGTTCCAAACAAAGCACACTGAATGTGTAGGAGTGCCATCATGTCTTCCATTTTCAACTAATTGAATGAGATCCCAAGTTGCCCAAACGATTGCCGCTCTGCGTATTGAAACAAAAAGGTTAGCTCAAACAATAACCACGACAACAGCTGAAACAGTGCGAGTATTAGAGGAACCAGTCTGCTCTTTTACTGAGGTTCAATCCAGACAaataaggaaaacaaaatcaactaAAATTACCTGTCAGGTCTACATGAGTGCAAACCAGTGATGAACTTGTGAGCAATATGAAGAGGTGTATCTTGAACCCAATGTAGATATGCAATTACACATGCTGGTGATCTATCATATCCAGTGGTACAAGTCACATATATACGGTAGTTCTTCCTTATAAGGCGCAAAAGAAGACCAACACAAAAAGGAAGCTTCTTTCTCAGGTCCATGGAATCAACCTctctgaaaaagaaaagaaaagaagggcGTCTATAATTCATGAATATCATATTGGAACTAAAAATGGCAAGCATGCAGTGACTAAACAGGTAAGAACAATACTGCTACCAAATAGAACAGTACATAGCAAAGATAGTACCTAACACCAAGTACTATACTGGCCAGTATCATCTACATTACTGTATAATTAAACTCCACAATGAACTCCATAATGAAGGAAgaataaatatatatttcaaCAGAAAAGAAGACTAGTGCAATTACTCGTTGAAATGAGAACAGATTACAGCATTCTCAATATTACTTATCTAAGAAACTGTAGCCAGCTAAGTTTTTCATTCTTGTCTACTAATAAGAtgatgaaggaaaaaaaaacatatcctACCGTATAGGGTAGTTAATCATCAAGATGTTATTCTCACGGCAAGAACTGTTGATTGCCTCTGAATTGATTCCCCAATTAATGCGCTCACTTTCACTTTGGAAATTCAGGACAGCAGTAATACCCTGGAGCCTTTTAAAATATCAGAAACTAAACTGAACAGTAAAAGGCCAGGTAAAATTGAACAAATAAGATTTCTGCTGATTGTAATGCCAGAAACCTACCACAGTCTCTGATAACATCTTCACATCCTTTTCTGTTTGTATGCATGATCCAACAAATATTTGTTCAGTAATCTGTTAAAAGAATAaatcaaatattcaaataaCTTGTATACTTGTTGATAAGGTAATGCTCAAATCTTGAAAGTATATCTACAGCACCTTCATGTAGGATCCCATATATAGAAAACTAACAAGAGGGAAAAGAATAATTTGCTGACCTTGCTGTATTGCATACCAAGTGAATGGTTATAGTACAGTTCGCCTTTAGCACGGTCTAGTGCTTTAATGTACTCCTCCAACGGAAAGCTACCATGTGCCCATTCAGCATCTAGATCATCCTCATCAGAGTATAAGCCAACAATCTCACTTATCCGATTTGCAAGGTTCGTACTCTTCCTATTTAATCCATCTTTCTCACGAGATAAAAGTGACCATCCTTGAGCACTTAGCAGCCTAGGACAAAACATAGCAAATCCAGAATTCCCATTTCCTGGAGAAGACTCGTTCAGTTTCGAGGACAATTGAGCACTATTCCAGGTAGCAAGAGCAACCCTCCCCCTGTTAAATAGGATATGATAATCTTCATTTTGATGCAACTGATGTATCGGATAAGGAGCAAATGGCCGTTCAAGTACAAGATTACATGGTCCTGACTTTTCCTTCAGCGCCATCCTGCAGATAAGTTATAGAGAACATATGACCAAGACAAATAGTACaagttccaacttccaagaGTGCTCATTAGTTGATTTAGTTCCATCCTACTTTCCACAATTCGTTCATAAATTTAATTGATAATGTTTTGATGGAATGGTACAGTTAATACCATCATTAACTCActcctttcctttttgttgGGTAGATTACTGTATTACAAGCTTGTTGCGAGCATTTGCCTACAACTTTAGATATATTTCAGTTAAAATATGCCATCTTATCTTGTTCCCTAATTTTGATATGCGACAAAATTGTAACTCACAACATTTCAGCTCTAGGTTGCAACAGATATACAGCATAACAGAAAATACCTCCTATCACAACTATTTGTCTATGATACTCTGAAAAAAACGAAGAGAGATTAAAGGGATACACTTGTTTCAGCTACAGCATATAGAAACTGTACAGGTGTCATACTCCGTGTCACCTAGGTCTTTGATGTTAACAAGGCTCTCGCTCTGGCCTGCCTTCTTGAGCGTATCACCGACCATGATGATCCGCGACTTCTCCGCATTCCCCTGCCACAGATGCAGAATCAACAGTCAGTTAAGCTGCAGGAACGTCCCGAAATATACGTATATACCCGATGGCACCGACAGACTAGAGAGAGGTGGCAAACTATCGTTTCCACAATAATGCAACGACAAAAATAATACTAGTTCAGTAGCTCTGATTGTTTGGCACGTAGGAAGTAATGCCAGTATCCCTCGAACGCAGAGAAGTACTAGAAACGATCAGCTCAAGTGAAGTGAGCAACAGAATCAGAATGGAAGGCGTTACGGGGACGAAATATGCATGTGGCTTATTACCCCTCTCTTGAGGGAGTGCACGAAGACGCGCCCGTTGACGGCGAGCGCGAAGCGGACGCCGAGAGGGCGGTCGACGGCGACCATGTACTCGTTGAGGTTCATCCTGACCGTCGCCACCGCTTCCTCGGGCTCGTCCTCCGTCTCCCCGCCCGCCATCGCCACGGCGACgcccagcctcctcctccacccgctCCTCCTGCCCGTCCACcaagcggcggaggcgcgaacCCTAGACGCCGACGGCCGGGCCACTGATCTGACTCTGACACCACCCGGGACGCCAgtggcggcaccggcggcagagggcgcggcgaggagggcaATGTTTGGGGCGGGgacgaggtggagcgccatgGGTTGGGATCTGATCGGGCGGCGAtcgagggagggaggggcaAATGGCCGCGGGATCAgggcgggggagggggggacGGGGGATGGGAGGGATGGGAAGTGTGTGGAAAGAAACTGAAAgcggaagggaagggaagtgCTTGGGAGTTTGCGCGCGCCCAGCAGGCCCGCACGGACGGACAGAGCCGGGCCCCATCTTGCCAGTGTACGATAAACGTGACTGCTACAGAGGCCGATGCGTTTGCATAGTTGCTTGTACTTGTTCTCTGAACCTGATAGGCTGATAGCACCAAATGTTTCATATCCCAGTGAACCAAACCTTTTAGAATGCCAGCTGAATCTTACTAtacaaaaggaaaatagaGCAAAAGTGTAGCGACGAGCGCAATGGAAGCAACCTACACCATGAAAATGAGCTTGTAATTGTAAGCAATACAAGCATGCTAGTAGCATGCAAAATGGATCTTCATGCGTAGATAGAGGTGAGAGAAAGTGGAAGACATTCAACGGTAAGAGGTGTGGTAAAAGAGGCTATGgtaaatatgaaaaaaaaaccttggcGCTAGCACCCAATGCTAAGGAAATTAAATTGTTCTCACAAATTTTTAGCACTTTAATAGATGTAAGCGATATCATCTTTAGCATCAATATCCAATAGGTGATTCAGGGATGGATTGGCCGTTGGCAACTTGCCGGGCACGTAATGCACGACACGGAGAGCGTCATAAGTATATGGTAAAGGAAGGTTAGAGAAGTGAATGGATAGAGAAAGTTGAGGTGTTCACTTTGGCGCCTAACTTATGAGTAGCAATTATAGGGACGCTCATGCTCttaaatggtactccctccgtctcatattaagtaacTCAAATTTATAcgaatatggatatatctatgcctaaaacgcgtctagatacatgtaatagaaaatcacttgatatgggacggagagagtacatgtGTAGTTAGACAATAGGGCTGCTAGTTTTCAAAGTGTACATGCTATGCTCTTGAAAACTAGCAGCCCTATTGTCATGACATGGTCCAAACGGACCAATTGATGTCGAAGAAATCAATCAGTGGTGATCATGAGGGGGAAAATTCACTCTAACCTAGAGTTTGTTCTCCGCGCCATTTGGGGACAAGCCGTGTATGTCATGACGTCGTGGATATGGGAGCGATAAATCTACAAAATGGTGTTTTCGCTGGCTATGCCctttattttaaaaataacaaaatcatattttaaagctttgaatttttttctgaattttctctAGCAAGTATAGATGTTTTTAGGTACCTATACATTTTTGTCGAAAAATACATTGATTTGCGTTCTGtgcaaaaatcacaaactgTAAATTTATTTGGAATCTACAAATTTGTGATTTTTACACAAATCACAAATTATTGTATGTTTTTGACGAAAACTTATAGGTTTATAGGTATGCATATCTATGTTTACACTGAATAAAATCAGAATTTTCTAAAACTCAAAAATATGATTGttctttaaaataaataaataaagggcTCTAAGGAGCCCGAGCTCCACGAAAATCCAATGCGCTTACACAGATCTCCCACGAACAGGATATGGTCTTTTTGCAGCCACCTTCTTGAGCTATTGCACGGCTAGTTACTACGTAACGAACTACTAGTACAAATTTCAGCATTCATCAGCATCAACTTGGTCACAAGAAGTCAAGGTCTCAAGGATAATGGCACACTAACTAAATTACAGGTTAGCGCATGTCATGTTTCGTCACAACCAGAACAGAGCACAAACCTGATTAGACCTGAGATCAGTAGTAAACAAAATGAATCCCGAGTATAAATCCATTGAATGCTGGTACAACACGTATAAACAAAGACCAGAAACTGCCAACAAGGCCCAAAGCTGAAGAGTGATATGCAAGAACCACCAATCCTGAAGGGTACTACTAGGCAAGAACAACCAGTCCTGATGAGTGCTACGCTGTTGCATCATGCAAAGG includes:
- the LOC100825430 gene encoding 2-methylene-furan-3-one reductase, producing the protein MQAFLSSSSILANPCPRSLFPRPSTQSQLLLSSVSGARTNAAAAASARRSSGRCVATPASSSPAVAAVATDVPAKMKAWAYDEYGDTGVLKLDEAVSVPAVGDDQVLVRVAAAALNPVDSKRRMGKFKATDSPLPTVPGYDMAGVVVKVGSQVKSLKEGDEVYGHISEKVLEGPKQFGSLAEYTAVEEKLVALKPKNIDFAQAAGLPLAIETAHEGLERAGFSAGKSILVLGGAGGVGSLIIQLAKQVFGASKVAATASSPKLELLKSLGADVAIDYTKENFEDMPEKYDVVFDAVGQGDKAVKVVKEGGSVVVLTGAVTPPGFRFVVTSDGSVLAKLNPYLESGKVKPVVDPKGPFSFPQVVEAFSYLETGRATGKVVISPIP
- the LOC100836564 gene encoding phosphoglucan phosphatase LSF1, chloroplastic isoform X1, whose protein sequence is MALHLVPAPNIALLAAPSAAGAATGVPGGVRVRSVARPSASRVRASAAWWTGRRSGWRRRLGVAVAMAGGETEDEPEEAVATVRMNLNEYMVAVDRPLGVRFALAVNGRVFVHSLKRGGNAEKSRIIMVGDTLKKAGQSESLVNIKDLGDTEMALKEKSGPCNLVLERPFAPYPIHQLHQNEDYHILFNRGRVALATWNSAQLSSKLNESSPGNGNSGFAMFCPRLLSAQGWSLLSREKDGLNRKSTNLANRISEIVGLYSDEDDLDAEWAHGSFPLEEYIKALDRAKGELYYNHSLGMQYSKITEQIFVGSCIQTEKDVKMLSETVGITAVLNFQSESERINWGINSEAINSSCRENNILMINYPIREVDSMDLRKKLPFCVGLLLRLIRKNYRIYVTCTTGYDRSPACVIAYLHWVQDTPLHIAHKFITGLHSCRPDRAAIVWATWDLIQLVENGRHDGTPTHSVCFVWNNGREGEEVELIGDFTSNWKDKLKCNHQGGSRHEAEVRLRHGKYYYKFIVGGQWRHSTSLPSETDEHGNVNNVIRVGDIARIRPAPSQLQIRDPTVVKVIERALTEDERFSLAFAARRMAFAICPIRLAPKQ
- the LOC100836564 gene encoding phosphoglucan phosphatase LSF1, chloroplastic isoform X2, which produces MALKEKSGPCNLVLERPFAPYPIHQLHQNEDYHILFNRGRVALATWNSAQLSSKLNESSPGNGNSGFAMFCPRLLSAQGWSLLSREKDGLNRKSTNLANRISEIVGLYSDEDDLDAEWAHGSFPLEEYIKALDRAKGELYYNHSLGMQYSKITEQIFVGSCIQTEKDVKMLSETVGITAVLNFQSESERINWGINSEAINSSCRENNILMINYPIREVDSMDLRKKLPFCVGLLLRLIRKNYRIYVTCTTGYDRSPACVIAYLHWVQDTPLHIAHKFITGLHSCRPDRAAIVWATWDLIQLVENGRHDGTPTHSVCFVWNNGREGEEVELIGDFTSNWKDKLKCNHQGGSRHEAEVRLRHGKYYYKFIVGGQWRHSTSLPSETDEHGNVNNVIRVGDIARIRPAPSQLQIRDPTVVKVIERALTEDERFSLAFAARRMAFAICPIRLAPKQ